A single region of the Nicotiana sylvestris chromosome 6, ASM39365v2, whole genome shotgun sequence genome encodes:
- the LOC104237449 gene encoding DAR GTPase 3, chloroplastic has protein sequence MATQLPGMLLNSSGLTLAGGRSLNCRKSQPPAAISSALPPPLSSSTIQVVGWKGAGESGNGSLKLGNDFEGFQEEYDWNDVEADLYHWTKTLRPVQWYPGHIAKTEKELKEQLKLMDVVIEVRDARIPMSTSHPQMDSWLGNRKRILVLNREDMISTADRNAWATYYAKQGIRVVFSNGQLGMGTLKLGRLAKALAGTVNIKRREKGLLPRPVRAGVVGYPNVGKSSLVNRLLKRRMCPAAPRPGVTRELKWVRFGKDLELLDSPGIIPMRISDQAAAIKLAICDDIGERSYNATDVAAILVQMLSKLPTVGNKALRDRYKIETDGRCGRTFVQKLAAQLFNSDNNQAAFRILQDFRKGKFGWIALEQPPR, from the exons ATGGCTACGCAGCTCCCTGGGATGTTGCTAAACAGCTCCGGCCTAACACTCGCCGGTGGCCGGTCACTTAATTGTCGGAAGAGTCAACCGCCGGCAGCTATCTCCTCTGCGCTTCCTCCTCCTCTCTCTTCATCCACAATTCAG GTTGTTGGTTGGAAAGGTGCTGGAGAGTCTGGCAATGGGAGTTTAAAACTTGGTAATGATTTTGAAGGCTTCCAAGAAGAATATGACTGGAATGATGTCGAAGCTGATCTTTATCATTGGACAAAGACTTTACGACCAGTTCAG TGGTATCCTGGTCATATTGCAAAAACCGAGAAAGAGCTGAAGGAACAGTTGAAATTGATGGATGTTGTCATAGAGGTTCGAGATGCAAGAATTCCAATGTCCACAAGTCATCCACAG ATGGACTCATGGCTTGGCAACAGAAAGAGAATTTTGGTTTTGAATCGAGAGGATATGATATCAACTGCTGATCGGAATGCTTGGGCAACTTATTATGCAAAGCAAGGGATTAGAGTTGTTTTCTCCAATGGCCAGCTTGGAATG GGAACACTAAAACTTGGCAGGTTGGCGAAAGCATTAGCGGGTACTGTGAACATAAAACGTAGAGAAAAAGGACTACTTCCTCGTCCA GTTCGAGCTGGTGTAGTTGGGTATCCAAATGTTGGTAAGTCATCTCTGGTAAATCGTTTGCTGAAGCGCCGGATGTGTCCTGCAGCCCCAAGACCAGGTGTTACCAGAGAGCTGAA GTGGGTCCGTTTTGGGAAAGATCTAGAGCTACTGGATTCACCTGGCATAATTCCAATGAGGATCAGTGATCAGGCAGCAGCAATAAAGCTTGCCATATGTGATGATATTGGAGAGAGATCTTATAATGCTACAGATGTTGCAGCCATTCTTGTACAGATGCTTTCGAAGCTTCCAACTGTTG GTAATAAAGCTCTTCGTGACCGCTACAAGATTGAGACAGATGGGCGCTGTGGTAGAAC ATTTGTTCAGAAGCTCGCTGCTCAGTTATTTAACTCGGACAATAACCAAGCAGCATTTCGTATCTTGCAAGATTTCCGGAAAGGGAAATTTGGTTGGATAGCACTAGAACAGCCACCCAGGTAG